From Streptomyces sp. NBC_01460, a single genomic window includes:
- a CDS encoding beta-N-acetylglucosaminidase domain-containing protein, with protein sequence MTRMPRSHPYRLPRVPRLPLLGATALLALGTLSAPAQAAGEPAATTAPPSSGGAPSAGRPVVTPTPQQMKSAGRDLRVPDRVRLVLGDDVDAASADVIKKALASAGARHIVTSTAGASASAPRGRGATLTVVAGSLKDGAVADALRATGGTVPRTLVAEGYSLASRGDSVVLAGNDGDGIYYAAQTLRQLVTGKHTLAAVSITDHPAMPLRGSIEGFYGAPWSHTDRLDQLAFYGDIKANTYIYTPKDDAYLREEWREPYPADKLADLHALIQQATAHHVDFTYAVSPGLSICYSDPDDVSALKTKLGTLYDQGARSFYVALDDISYTRWNCDADQEKYGAPGRGSAGRAQTDLLNAVQHDFIDARQDAEPLQFVPTEYSDTADSAYKSALREHLDPKVVVQWTGTDVVPPSISMEDAQAASAVWGRKVFLWDNYPVNDYGQTTGRLLMAPYDKREAGLHKALSGIVLNPMNQAAPSKVALFGGASFAWNDEDYDPDRTWRAAAGYLAGGDPATTRALLAFFDTEHLAPTFGDTNWQPQAPELASRLADFTQAWNGGSLTERRAALRKLDAYADVLAGAPEQIRTGVRDPAFLAQTKPWLDALDLWGDALNATLDGLRAQIRPGDGQADFTKAADLAKQAAALTTIPGTTRPQGAIKVADGVLDTFIKQAPQL encoded by the coding sequence GTGACCCGTATGCCTCGAAGTCATCCGTACCGTCTCCCCCGTGTCCCCCGTCTCCCCCTTCTCGGCGCCACAGCCCTGCTGGCGCTCGGTACGCTCTCCGCTCCCGCCCAGGCGGCCGGAGAGCCGGCGGCCACCACGGCGCCACCCTCGTCCGGCGGCGCCCCCTCCGCAGGCCGGCCCGTCGTCACTCCCACGCCGCAGCAGATGAAGTCGGCCGGCCGGGACCTCCGCGTCCCGGACCGCGTGCGCCTCGTACTCGGTGACGACGTCGACGCCGCGAGCGCCGATGTGATCAAGAAGGCGCTGGCCTCGGCCGGGGCCCGCCACATCGTCACGAGCACGGCCGGGGCCTCCGCCTCCGCGCCGCGCGGCCGTGGAGCGACGCTGACCGTCGTCGCCGGTTCCCTCAAGGACGGCGCGGTGGCCGACGCCCTGCGCGCCACCGGCGGCACCGTCCCCCGCACCCTGGTCGCGGAGGGCTACTCCCTCGCCTCCCGGGGTGACAGCGTCGTGCTGGCCGGCAACGACGGCGACGGCATCTACTACGCCGCCCAGACGCTGCGGCAACTGGTGACCGGAAAGCACACCCTGGCCGCCGTGTCGATCACCGACCACCCGGCCATGCCCCTCCGAGGCAGCATCGAGGGCTTCTACGGTGCTCCCTGGTCGCACACCGACCGGCTGGACCAACTCGCCTTCTACGGCGACATCAAGGCCAACACCTACATCTACACCCCGAAGGACGACGCGTACCTGCGGGAGGAGTGGCGCGAGCCCTACCCCGCCGACAAGCTGGCCGACCTGCACGCACTGATCCAGCAGGCCACCGCCCACCACGTCGACTTCACCTACGCCGTCTCCCCGGGGCTGTCGATCTGCTACAGCGACCCGGACGACGTGAGCGCCCTGAAGACGAAGCTGGGCACCCTCTACGACCAGGGCGCCCGCAGTTTCTACGTGGCGCTGGACGACATCAGCTACACCAGGTGGAACTGCGACGCCGACCAGGAGAAGTACGGCGCCCCGGGGAGGGGCAGCGCGGGCCGGGCGCAGACCGACCTGCTGAACGCCGTGCAGCACGACTTCATCGACGCCCGTCAGGACGCGGAGCCACTCCAGTTCGTCCCCACGGAGTACTCCGACACGGCCGACTCCGCCTACAAGTCCGCGCTGCGCGAGCACCTGGACCCGAAGGTCGTCGTGCAGTGGACGGGGACGGACGTCGTTCCCCCCTCGATCAGCATGGAGGACGCCCAGGCGGCCTCGGCGGTGTGGGGACGCAAGGTGTTCCTCTGGGACAACTACCCGGTCAACGACTACGGGCAGACGACGGGCCGGCTGCTGATGGCCCCGTACGACAAGCGGGAGGCCGGGCTGCACAAGGCGCTGAGCGGCATCGTGCTCAACCCGATGAACCAGGCCGCGCCGAGCAAGGTCGCCCTCTTCGGCGGGGCGTCCTTCGCCTGGAACGACGAGGACTACGATCCCGACCGCACCTGGCGCGCGGCAGCCGGCTACCTGGCCGGCGGCGACCCCGCCACCACCCGGGCCCTGCTGGCGTTCTTCGACACCGAACATCTCGCACCGACCTTCGGCGACACGAACTGGCAGCCGCAGGCACCCGAACTGGCGTCACGGCTGGCGGACTTCACCCAGGCCTGGAACGGCGGATCCCTCACCGAACGCCGAGCCGCACTACGCAAGCTCGACGCCTACGCGGACGTGCTGGCCGGAGCTCCCGAGCAGATCCGCACCGGTGTACGGGATCCGGCCTTCCTGGCGCAGACGAAGCCGTGGCTGGACGCGCTCGACCTGTGGGGCGACGCGCTGAACGCCACTCTGGACGGCCTGCGGGCCCAGATCCGCCCGGGCGACGGGCAGGCGGACTTCACCAAGGCGGCGGACCTGGCGAAGCAGGCCGCCGCGCTCACCACCATCCCGGGCACGACCCGGCCACAGGGCGCGATCAAGGTGGCCGACGGGGTGCTGGACACGTTCATCAAGCAGGCGCCACAGCTCTGA